Proteins from a genomic interval of Piscinibacter sp. HJYY11:
- a CDS encoding TonB-dependent siderophore receptor, with protein MPVRHAAGHLVPTSLTLMALAVASLTANAQAPVAEPPPAPAPAPSPAPAPAAPPPPAPQLERVEITGTRNNDQAERRQSTAAKIVIGREEIDRFGDSTLGEVLKRLPGITLQGPPGRGGAIRMRGLGSGYTQILIDGERLPPGFSIDTLTPEQIERIEILRAPTAETGARAIAGTINIITREGFKKRLNDLRLGTGLENGHLQPGLSWTRNDSVDDLIYNLSLSVFRSDRLSESSTVREEAGGTVQREATDSREKRTGMHATGRLQWRGEKGSSLVLSPLLLYTQHDNEGTTVLTQDVGTPPYDRNVITTTGHYANARLNAQWNQTLETLGRLELRGGLGQGRWSGRTQRSATQFDDVNSSRGTTATLGSKLVTLAANDHSIVTGAELEHHRGDEAHSEVSEGDQFSATTLRTAVYGQDEWNPTPNWAVHAGLRWEGIRTRSRASLAGTSLDDSANRSSVWTPLLHTMWKPDARSRDQVRLSLTRSYKAPTVQNLIGRPRTVDDNSPTRPDRAGNPNLKPELATGLDLAIERYLPAGGVLSANVFHREIEGYMRSVTSLEGTRYVSRMQNLGKARTQGIELEAKFRLSDAIADAPPVELRLNGSVFRSRVKDVPGPDNRLDQQPGGIVNLGADHRFRGTPISVGGNVSWQPGYTTRISESQWVVQDHKRVVDAFVLYILRPGVQLRLSGSNLAARDYVTGSRFDNGAIRETSETDTQSYINWQLRLEMKL; from the coding sequence ATGCCTGTCCGTCACGCCGCTGGTCACCTCGTTCCCACCTCGCTCACCTTGATGGCCCTCGCGGTGGCCTCGCTGACCGCCAACGCGCAGGCACCCGTCGCCGAGCCCCCTCCCGCACCTGCACCTGCGCCTTCGCCCGCACCGGCTCCCGCCGCTCCACCGCCGCCGGCGCCGCAGCTGGAGCGTGTCGAGATCACCGGCACGCGCAACAACGACCAGGCCGAGCGCCGCCAGTCCACTGCCGCCAAGATCGTCATCGGGCGCGAGGAGATCGACCGCTTCGGCGACAGCACGCTGGGCGAGGTGCTGAAGCGCCTGCCCGGCATCACGCTGCAGGGCCCGCCGGGCCGCGGTGGCGCGATCCGCATGCGCGGCCTGGGCAGTGGGTACACGCAGATCCTGATCGACGGCGAGCGCCTGCCGCCGGGCTTCTCGATCGACACCCTCACGCCCGAGCAGATCGAGCGCATCGAGATCCTGCGCGCGCCCACCGCCGAGACCGGCGCGCGCGCGATCGCCGGCACCATCAACATCATCACCCGCGAGGGGTTCAAGAAGCGGCTGAACGACCTGCGTCTCGGCACGGGGCTGGAAAACGGCCACCTGCAGCCCGGGCTCTCGTGGACGCGCAACGACAGCGTCGACGACCTGATCTACAACCTCTCGCTGTCCGTCTTCCGCAGCGACAGGCTGAGCGAAAGCAGCACCGTGCGCGAAGAGGCCGGTGGCACCGTCCAGCGCGAGGCGACCGACTCGCGCGAGAAGCGCACCGGGATGCACGCGACCGGCCGGCTGCAGTGGCGTGGAGAGAAGGGCTCGTCGCTGGTGCTGTCGCCGCTCCTGCTCTACACGCAGCACGACAACGAGGGCACGACGGTTCTCACGCAGGACGTGGGCACGCCGCCGTATGACCGCAACGTCATCACCACCACCGGCCACTACGCGAACGCCAGGCTCAACGCGCAGTGGAACCAGACGCTGGAGACGCTGGGCCGGCTGGAGCTGCGAGGGGGCCTCGGGCAGGGCCGCTGGAGCGGGCGCACGCAGCGCAGCGCGACGCAGTTCGACGACGTCAACAGCAGCCGCGGCACCACCGCGACGCTCGGCTCCAAGCTCGTCACGCTGGCGGCGAACGACCACAGCATCGTCACCGGCGCGGAGCTGGAGCATCACCGTGGCGACGAAGCGCACAGCGAGGTGTCGGAAGGCGACCAGTTCTCCGCGACGACGCTGCGCACCGCGGTGTATGGCCAGGACGAGTGGAACCCGACCCCCAACTGGGCGGTGCACGCGGGGCTGCGCTGGGAGGGCATTCGCACGCGGAGCCGCGCGTCGCTCGCCGGCACGTCGCTCGACGACAGCGCCAACCGCAGCAGCGTCTGGACGCCGCTGCTGCACACCATGTGGAAGCCCGATGCGCGCAGCCGCGACCAGGTCCGCCTGAGCCTCACGCGCAGCTACAAGGCCCCCACCGTGCAGAACCTCATCGGCCGGCCCCGCACCGTCGACGACAACTCGCCCACGCGGCCAGACCGGGCGGGCAACCCCAACCTCAAGCCCGAGCTAGCCACCGGGCTCGACTTGGCCATCGAACGCTATCTGCCCGCCGGTGGTGTCCTGAGCGCCAATGTCTTCCACCGCGAGATCGAGGGCTACATGCGCAGCGTGACCTCGCTCGAGGGCACACGCTATGTCTCCCGCATGCAGAACCTGGGGAAGGCTCGCACCCAGGGCATCGAGCTGGAGGCCAAGTTCCGGCTCAGCGACGCCATCGCCGACGCGCCGCCGGTCGAGTTGCGCCTCAACGGCAGCGTCTTTCGATCCCGGGTCAAGGATGTGCCCGGCCCCGACAACCGGCTCGACCAGCAGCCGGGCGGCATCGTCAACCTCGGCGCCGACCACCGCTTCCGCGGCACGCCGATCAGCGTGGGCGGCAACGTCAGCTGGCAGCCGGGCTACACCACGCGCATCAGCGAGAGCCAGTGGGTCGTGCAGGACCACAAGCGGGTGGTCGACGCCTTCGTGCTCTACATCCTGCGGCCGGGCGTGCAGCTGCGCTTGTCGGGCAGCAACCTCGCCGCACGCGACTACGTGACCGGCAGCCGCTTCGACAATGGCGCCATCCGCGAGACCAGTGAGACCGACACCCAGTCCTACATCAACTGGCAACTGCGTCTGGAAATGAAGCTCTAG
- a CDS encoding acyl-CoA dehydrogenase: MTADLILNRRDLDFQIFEVNDAEALTQRERHADHSRETFVAALDAAMAIAADKFFTHNRESDEQEPEFDGKQVEIIPQVKDALQAYCEAGFIAPTQDYELGGMQLPVLMGQAFSAIFKSANAATNSYVGLTIANANVINRFGTESQKKRYLPHMLSGRFFGTMCLTEPQAGSSLSDITTTAVPQADGSYRLTGNKIFISGGDHELSENIIHLVLARLPGAPAGVKGISLFIVPKFMVNDDGSLGARNDVALAGLIHKMGWRGTTSTMLSFGEKGQCYGESIGQPNQGLAAMFHMMNEARIGVGMGAVMLGYRGYLASLQYARERPQGRRAGSKDPNEPQIKLIEHADIRRMLIAQKAYVEGGLALGLYAARLVDEQKTGPDETRREEAGLLLELLTPIVKSWPSQWCLEANSLAIQIHGGYGYTREYPVEQFYRDNRLNMIHEGTHAIQSIDLLGRKVVMQQGAALELLGREIAATVKDASVYETLSANADALSIAWSNVVQTVKALAPLLKEKGELALANSVVFLEAFGHTVVAWQWLRQAVVATRALKDAKGDDEVNFYRGKLHTSAWFFDWELPRCKPQHELLRSLNDSTLTMQDAWF; the protein is encoded by the coding sequence ATGACCGCTGACCTCATCCTCAACCGCCGCGACCTCGACTTCCAGATCTTCGAGGTCAACGATGCCGAAGCGCTGACGCAGCGCGAGCGCCACGCCGACCACAGCCGCGAGACCTTCGTTGCCGCGCTCGACGCCGCGATGGCGATTGCCGCCGACAAGTTCTTCACCCACAACCGCGAGAGCGACGAGCAGGAGCCCGAATTCGACGGCAAGCAGGTCGAGATCATTCCGCAGGTGAAAGACGCGCTGCAGGCCTACTGCGAAGCCGGCTTCATCGCGCCGACGCAGGACTACGAACTCGGCGGCATGCAGCTGCCGGTGCTGATGGGCCAGGCCTTCTCGGCCATCTTCAAGAGCGCGAACGCAGCGACGAACTCGTACGTCGGCCTGACCATCGCCAATGCCAACGTCATCAACCGCTTCGGCACCGAGTCACAGAAGAAGCGCTACCTGCCGCACATGCTCAGCGGCCGCTTCTTCGGCACCATGTGCCTCACCGAGCCGCAGGCCGGCTCCAGCCTGTCGGACATCACCACCACCGCCGTGCCGCAGGCCGACGGCAGCTACCGCCTGACCGGCAACAAGATCTTCATCTCGGGCGGCGACCACGAGCTCTCCGAGAACATCATCCACCTCGTGCTCGCCCGCCTGCCCGGCGCACCGGCCGGCGTGAAGGGCATTTCGCTCTTCATCGTGCCGAAGTTCATGGTGAACGACGACGGTTCGCTGGGTGCGCGCAACGACGTGGCACTCGCCGGCCTCATCCACAAGATGGGCTGGCGTGGCACCACCTCGACCATGCTGTCCTTTGGTGAAAAGGGCCAGTGCTACGGCGAGTCGATCGGCCAGCCGAACCAGGGCCTCGCCGCGATGTTCCACATGATGAACGAGGCCCGCATCGGCGTCGGCATGGGCGCGGTGATGCTGGGCTACCGCGGCTACCTCGCCTCGCTGCAATATGCGCGTGAACGCCCGCAAGGCCGCCGCGCCGGCAGCAAGGACCCGAACGAACCGCAGATCAAGCTGATCGAGCACGCGGACATCCGCCGCATGCTCATCGCGCAGAAGGCGTATGTCGAAGGGGGCCTCGCGTTGGGCCTCTACGCCGCGCGCCTGGTCGACGAGCAGAAGACCGGCCCCGACGAGACCAGGCGCGAAGAAGCCGGCCTGCTGCTGGAGCTGCTCACGCCCATCGTCAAGAGCTGGCCTTCGCAGTGGTGCCTGGAGGCCAACAGCCTCGCGATCCAGATCCACGGCGGCTACGGCTACACACGCGAGTACCCGGTCGAGCAGTTCTACCGCGACAACCGGCTGAACATGATCCACGAGGGCACGCACGCCATCCAGTCGATCGACCTCTTGGGCCGCAAGGTCGTCATGCAGCAAGGCGCCGCCCTGGAGCTGCTGGGCCGCGAGATCGCCGCGACGGTGAAGGACGCGTCGGTCTACGAGACCCTGAGCGCGAATGCCGATGCGCTGAGCATCGCCTGGTCCAACGTCGTGCAGACGGTCAAGGCGCTGGCGCCGCTCCTGAAGGAGAAGGGCGAGCTTGCACTGGCGAACTCGGTCGTCTTCCTCGAGGCTTTCGGCCACACGGTGGTCGCGTGGCAGTGGCTGCGCCAGGCAGTGGTCGCCACGCGCGCCCTGAAAGATGCCAAGGGTGACGACGAGGTCAACTTCTACCGTGGCAAGCTGCACACCAGCGCCTGGTTCTTCGACTGGGAGCTGCCGCGCTGCAAGCCTCAGCATGAGCTGCTGCGCAGCCTCAACGATTCGACCCTGACGATGCAGGACGCGTGGTTCTGA
- a CDS encoding sigma-54-dependent Fis family transcriptional regulator, whose amino-acid sequence MTTTTLPADADGVLKLAAQSMFDTLAQAAMGMMVVDRQHRIVWISEGYKRFLPGLGHEENDFVGRRVEEVVPNTLMAHVVDTGQSMLVDLLTNQAGTFLVSRLPLRDAKGEVIGALGLVLLDHPETTMQPLMTKFSRLQRELDDARQQLAAQRRPKYTIASFIGSSPVAMETKRQARRVAQTDSTVLLLGETGTGKELLAHAIHAASTRAARAFVGVNIAAVPDTLLEAEFFGVAPGAYTGADRKGRDGKFKLADGGTLFLDEIGDMPLALQSKLLRVLQEQEIEPLGSNKVERVDVRIIAATSRDLPAMVAAGSFRADLYYRLNVLPIRLPALRERLPDLEALVDALAEDIARRSGLPHKSVSADALELLARQSWPGNIRELRNVLEQATLMTDDAVLNASHFQSLIDGVPRLSPPIPVPAAEAVPRAGAADAAAATIKPLPQAIAELEQRAIREALEATGGNKLAASRLLGISRATLYEKLGSG is encoded by the coding sequence ATGACGACGACCACACTTCCAGCCGACGCCGACGGCGTTCTCAAGCTCGCCGCGCAAAGCATGTTCGACACACTCGCCCAGGCCGCGATGGGCATGATGGTGGTCGATCGCCAGCACCGCATCGTGTGGATCAGCGAAGGCTACAAGCGCTTCCTGCCAGGCCTCGGCCATGAGGAAAACGACTTCGTCGGCCGCCGTGTCGAGGAGGTGGTGCCCAACACGCTGATGGCCCACGTGGTCGACACCGGCCAGTCGATGCTGGTGGACCTGCTGACCAACCAGGCTGGCACCTTCCTCGTGAGCCGCCTGCCGCTGCGCGATGCGAAAGGCGAGGTGATCGGCGCGCTCGGCCTCGTGCTGCTCGACCACCCCGAGACCACGATGCAGCCGCTGATGACGAAATTCAGCCGCCTGCAGCGCGAGCTCGACGACGCACGCCAGCAGCTTGCCGCGCAGCGCCGGCCCAAGTACACGATCGCGAGCTTCATCGGCTCGAGCCCGGTGGCGATGGAGACCAAGCGCCAGGCGCGCCGCGTGGCCCAGACCGACAGCACCGTGCTGCTGCTCGGCGAGACCGGCACCGGCAAGGAGCTGCTGGCCCACGCCATCCACGCCGCGAGCACGCGCGCCGCACGCGCCTTCGTCGGCGTCAACATCGCGGCCGTGCCCGACACCCTGCTCGAAGCCGAGTTCTTCGGCGTGGCCCCCGGCGCCTACACCGGCGCCGACCGCAAGGGCCGCGACGGCAAGTTCAAGCTGGCCGACGGCGGCACGCTCTTCCTCGACGAGATCGGCGACATGCCGCTCGCGTTGCAGAGCAAGCTGCTGCGCGTGCTGCAGGAGCAGGAGATCGAGCCGCTCGGCAGCAACAAGGTCGAGCGTGTCGACGTGCGCATCATCGCCGCCACCAGCCGCGACCTGCCGGCGATGGTGGCCGCGGGCAGCTTCCGCGCCGACCTCTACTACCGGCTCAACGTGCTGCCGATCCGCCTGCCCGCGTTGCGCGAGCGCCTGCCCGACCTCGAAGCACTGGTCGACGCGCTGGCCGAAGACATCGCCCGCCGCAGCGGCCTGCCGCACAAGAGCGTGTCGGCCGATGCGCTGGAGCTGCTCGCGCGCCAGTCGTGGCCCGGCAACATCCGCGAGCTGCGCAACGTGCTGGAGCAGGCCACGCTGATGACCGACGACGCGGTGCTCAACGCCTCGCATTTCCAGAGCCTGATCGACGGCGTGCCGCGCCTGAGCCCGCCGATCCCCGTGCCGGCGGCAGAAGCCGTGCCGCGTGCGGGCGCGGCCGACGCGGCGGCCGCCACCATCAAGCCCCTGCCGCAGGCGATTGCCGAGCTGGAGCAGCGCGCCATCCGCGAGGCCCTCGAAGCGACCGGCGGCAACAAGCTCGCCGCCTCGCGGCTGCTGGGCATCTCGCGCGCCACGCTGTACGAGAAGCTCGGCTCCGGCTGA
- a CDS encoding acyl-CoA dehydrogenase family protein produces the protein MDFNLSEEQTAIQDSLKRYLAKDYGFEHRRALTKSELGHSAEAWSTYAELGLLALPFPEEVGGLGGNAIDTMLIAETLGTALALEPFIPSIVISGSLINDIGNAAQKDTLLGGITQGTTIATLAHQEPGARYNTHHVATTAKKDGDGWSLSGHKAVVLAAASANKLLVSARTSGSAFDANGISLFVVDAKASGLTLRPYGTQDGQRAADVILKDVKVGADALVGQVNQALPAIEWALDRGIAALCAEAVGVMATLNAQTLEYLKNRKQFDQPIGKFQVLQHRMADMAMAAEYGRAMALLAAVKVDSKDAAERRRHVSAAKAYIGQSARTVGQGAVQMHGGMGVTDELMAAHLFKRLTVINQTFGDVDHHLGKFSDTLLAA, from the coding sequence ATGGATTTCAATCTCAGCGAAGAACAGACCGCGATCCAGGACAGCCTGAAGCGCTACCTCGCCAAGGACTACGGCTTCGAGCACCGCCGCGCGCTCACCAAGAGCGAGCTCGGCCACAGCGCCGAGGCCTGGTCCACTTACGCCGAGCTGGGCCTCTTGGCCCTGCCGTTCCCCGAAGAGGTGGGCGGCCTGGGCGGCAACGCGATCGACACGATGCTGATCGCCGAGACGCTGGGCACCGCACTCGCGCTCGAGCCCTTCATCCCCTCGATCGTGATCTCGGGCAGCCTGATCAACGACATCGGCAACGCGGCGCAGAAAGACACGCTGCTGGGCGGCATCACGCAAGGCACGACCATTGCCACGCTGGCCCACCAGGAGCCGGGCGCGCGCTACAACACCCACCACGTTGCGACCACCGCGAAGAAAGACGGCGACGGCTGGTCGCTGAGCGGCCACAAGGCCGTGGTGCTGGCCGCCGCGTCGGCGAACAAGCTGCTGGTCTCGGCCCGCACCTCGGGCTCGGCCTTCGACGCCAACGGCATCTCGCTTTTCGTCGTCGACGCCAAGGCCTCTGGCCTGACCCTGCGCCCCTACGGCACGCAAGACGGCCAGCGCGCCGCCGACGTGATCCTGAAGGACGTGAAGGTCGGCGCCGATGCGCTTGTGGGCCAGGTCAACCAGGCCCTGCCGGCGATCGAATGGGCGCTCGACCGGGGCATTGCCGCGCTGTGCGCCGAAGCCGTGGGCGTGATGGCCACGCTGAACGCGCAGACGCTTGAGTACCTGAAGAACCGCAAGCAATTCGACCAGCCCATCGGCAAGTTCCAGGTGCTGCAGCACCGCATGGCCGACATGGCAATGGCCGCTGAGTACGGCCGCGCGATGGCGCTGCTCGCCGCGGTGAAGGTCGACTCGAAGGATGCGGCCGAGCGCCGTCGCCATGTGTCGGCCGCCAAGGCCTACATCGGCCAGTCGGCGCGCACGGTCGGTCAGGGCGCGGTGCAGATGCACGGCGGCATGGGCGTGACCGACGAGCTGATGGCGGCACACCTCTTCAAGCGCCTGACGGTCATCAACCAGACCTTCGGTGACGTCGACCACCACCTGGGCAAGTTCAGCGACACGCTGCTCGCAGCCTGA
- a CDS encoding PaaI family thioesterase yields MSTEDNVPEGFVPLVPGGTWLTHAGPLYQKDAPNGGVIIALRLAQKHTNMRGIAHGGMLVTLADSALGRNMHLTRKPSAPMVSVNLSTDFLGAAKVGDWLEAHVTIRKHGARLSFAECELKVGDKVVVRCSGVFAVVEPVSANKEVPEG; encoded by the coding sequence ATGAGCACCGAAGACAACGTCCCCGAGGGTTTCGTGCCGCTCGTCCCCGGCGGCACCTGGCTCACCCACGCCGGCCCGCTGTACCAGAAGGACGCGCCCAACGGCGGCGTGATCATCGCCCTGCGCCTCGCGCAGAAGCACACCAACATGCGCGGCATCGCCCACGGCGGCATGCTGGTCACGCTGGCCGACAGCGCGCTCGGCCGCAACATGCACCTCACGCGCAAGCCCTCGGCGCCGATGGTGTCGGTCAACCTGTCGACCGACTTCCTCGGCGCGGCCAAGGTGGGCGACTGGCTGGAGGCGCACGTGACGATCCGCAAGCACGGCGCGCGGCTCTCGTTCGCCGAGTGCGAGCTGAAGGTCGGCGACAAGGTCGTGGTGCGCTGCAGCGGCGTCTTTGCCGTGGTCGAACCCGTCTCCGCCAACAAGGAAGTCCCTGAGGGCTGA